The following coding sequences lie in one Thermomicrobium sp. 4228-Ro genomic window:
- a CDS encoding DUF4349 domain-containing protein, producing MRHLAFWLVLVSVLASACARPQGRTVPSPVPASGEVGSAAPVQSVGIEWAGGSGRLVVQEAELLVESADIRRAADAFQSLTRSFGGHVSVADIATATESSEPNQAKLTLLVPADRFEEFLAVLKGSTDVLRVRSEIRRQNDVTDAVIDYAARRRSLERTEARLQQLLERATTIDEVLRVEQELTRVRTEIERIAAQQAELERRIAYVEVRVLVVPPTVTEVRSLGETAREAWRTSLFLLRMLLHGIVWAVILSWWLLAGAAVAAAVLVGLWRRRRALGRSASSS from the coding sequence ATGCGGCACCTCGCGTTCTGGTTGGTTCTCGTCTCGGTCCTCGCATCGGCCTGTGCACGGCCGCAGGGGCGGACAGTGCCCAGTCCTGTGCCCGCATCAGGCGAGGTCGGGAGTGCTGCGCCCGTTCAGTCGGTCGGCATCGAGTGGGCCGGTGGCAGTGGCCGTCTCGTCGTCCAGGAGGCCGAACTCCTGGTCGAGAGTGCCGATATTCGGCGTGCGGCTGACGCGTTCCAATCCCTGACACGTTCCTTCGGTGGCCATGTCAGTGTAGCCGACATCGCCACTGCGACGGAATCGAGCGAGCCAAACCAGGCGAAGCTGACGCTGCTGGTACCGGCGGATCGATTCGAGGAGTTCCTCGCTGTGCTCAAGGGCTCGACGGATGTCCTCCGCGTTCGGAGCGAGATTCGTCGTCAGAACGATGTGACCGATGCCGTGATCGATTACGCGGCGCGCCGGCGGTCGCTGGAGCGAACCGAGGCACGTCTTCAGCAGCTCCTGGAACGGGCCACGACGATCGACGAGGTGCTCCGTGTCGAGCAGGAGCTCACGCGTGTCCGAACCGAGATCGAACGGATCGCGGCACAGCAGGCAGAACTCGAGCGGCGGATCGCCTACGTTGAAGTCCGTGTCCTGGTCGTTCCACCGACTGTGACCGAGGTCCGATCGCTCGGCGAGACAGCGCGAGAGGCCTGGCGGACGTCGCTGTTTCTCCTGCGAATGCTGCTCCACGGCATCGTCTGGGCAGTGATTCTGAGCTGGTGGCTGCTGGCAGGTGCAGCTGTTGCAGCGGCCGTTCTGGTCGGTCTGTGGCGCCGGCGTCGCGCGCTCGGCCGGAGCGCGAGCAGCAGCTAG
- a CDS encoding M20 family metallopeptidase, with protein MSTISIDPRLAERVLESIHAEELVDLARQLIQIPTVNPPGDVTDAAFLCTRYLAEAGFTVELDAGEETKPNVIARYGTRPGPTLLWNSHLDVVPIGEESAWSVPPFAGTVQDGRIYGRGACDVKGGVAAQLVAAAALVRSGIPLHGSLIVTEVADEEVGGRLGAARIAAREDLRPDAVMVAEPTQNRVCVGERGGVGIRVTVFGRTAHGALPWEGVNAIEGMARVITALQHDLWPRLAERRHPYFAPASATISLIEGGVKTNVVPDRCSIYIDRRLIPGEEPEMAVEEVREIAERAVAATPGLRVIVEAAPEWPGRRAIVQPEDSPLVRTMVAVNRYLGLDTTLTGFSMGTDGRFFATRGYPTIIYGPGDPRVAHQPDEWVAIDDLVQCARAYALAGLAILGPQSSLTA; from the coding sequence ATGTCGACGATATCGATCGATCCACGCCTGGCCGAGCGAGTCCTCGAGTCGATTCACGCCGAGGAACTCGTCGACCTCGCCCGTCAGCTCATCCAGATTCCGACTGTCAACCCACCCGGCGACGTCACCGACGCTGCCTTTCTCTGCACGCGCTATCTCGCCGAGGCGGGGTTCACCGTCGAACTCGATGCTGGTGAAGAGACGAAGCCGAACGTGATCGCACGCTACGGCACGCGCCCCGGCCCGACGCTGCTCTGGAACTCGCACCTCGACGTCGTACCGATCGGCGAGGAATCGGCTTGGTCGGTACCTCCGTTCGCGGGAACCGTTCAGGACGGTCGCATCTACGGCCGTGGCGCATGCGATGTCAAGGGCGGCGTGGCTGCCCAACTGGTGGCCGCCGCTGCCCTCGTCCGCAGCGGTATTCCCTTGCACGGTTCGCTCATCGTTACCGAAGTGGCCGACGAAGAGGTCGGTGGCCGGCTCGGTGCAGCCAGGATCGCTGCACGCGAGGATCTCCGCCCGGATGCGGTCATGGTCGCCGAACCGACGCAGAACCGCGTTTGCGTTGGTGAACGCGGCGGTGTCGGCATTCGCGTGACCGTCTTCGGACGTACCGCGCACGGTGCCTTGCCATGGGAGGGAGTGAACGCGATCGAAGGCATGGCGAGGGTTATCACGGCGCTCCAGCACGACCTCTGGCCACGCCTCGCCGAGCGTCGCCATCCCTACTTCGCACCCGCCTCCGCCACGATCAGTCTGATCGAAGGCGGTGTCAAGACGAACGTCGTTCCTGACCGCTGCTCGATCTATATCGACCGGCGGCTCATCCCGGGCGAAGAGCCCGAGATGGCCGTCGAGGAGGTCCGTGAAATCGCCGAGCGAGCTGTCGCCGCTACGCCCGGTCTCCGTGTCATCGTCGAAGCAGCGCCAGAATGGCCCGGGAGAAGAGCGATCGTCCAGCCGGAAGACTCTCCGCTCGTCCGCACGATGGTCGCTGTGAATCGCTATCTCGGCCTCGATACCACGCTCACCGGCTTCAGCATGGGCACCGATGGTCGCTTCTTCGCCACGCGGGGCTACCCCACTATCATCTACGGCCCCGGCGACCCGCGTGTCGCCCACCAACCAGACGAATGGGTCGCGATCGACGACCTCGTCCAATGTGCCCGGGCATACGCGCTGGCCGGTCTCGCGATTCTCGGCCCGCAATCGTCACTGACCGCGTGA
- a CDS encoding HAD-IIA family hydrolase: MTSVVRDQLRTILRRVRGIAFDMDGVLYRGERPLPAAAALLAELAERGIGFVMVTNNATKTPEEYAAKLSRMGMTVPPERIVTSAIATRDWMRQRYRPGTTVYVLGMTALERAVYDGGYFVRAERDAQVVVNGADFALTYEKLKIATLAIRAGADWIATNADRTFPSEEGLIPGSGAIVAALQAATDRSPIVIGKPEPAMVLRAADILGIAPHELLMVGDRLDTDILAGRRAGAATALVLTGVSSLTEVQASAVRPDIVIDDLQVLLEAVRGEEA, from the coding sequence ATGACCAGTGTCGTACGAGACCAGTTGCGGACCATTTTGCGACGCGTACGCGGTATCGCCTTCGATATGGACGGTGTGCTCTACCGAGGGGAGCGACCGTTACCGGCAGCGGCAGCGCTGCTGGCAGAGCTCGCTGAACGGGGAATCGGATTCGTCATGGTCACGAACAACGCGACGAAGACGCCCGAGGAGTATGCGGCCAAGCTTTCCCGGATGGGGATGACGGTTCCGCCGGAGCGTATCGTGACCTCAGCTATCGCGACCCGCGACTGGATGCGCCAGCGCTACCGACCGGGCACGACGGTCTACGTCCTGGGGATGACCGCGCTGGAGCGTGCGGTGTACGACGGAGGGTACTTCGTGCGCGCCGAGCGCGATGCGCAGGTCGTCGTGAACGGAGCGGATTTCGCGCTCACGTACGAGAAGTTGAAGATCGCGACGCTGGCGATCCGCGCGGGAGCGGACTGGATCGCGACGAACGCTGACCGAACGTTTCCCTCGGAAGAGGGGCTCATTCCCGGTAGCGGCGCGATCGTGGCAGCGCTGCAGGCGGCGACCGATCGCTCGCCGATCGTGATCGGCAAGCCGGAGCCAGCGATGGTGCTGCGTGCCGCTGACATACTCGGCATTGCACCTCACGAACTCCTGATGGTCGGCGATCGGCTCGATACCGACATCCTGGCTGGTCGACGGGCCGGTGCAGCGACTGCACTGGTGCTCACTGGGGTCTCTTCGTTGACCGAGGTGCAGGCGAGTGCCGTGCGACCGGATATCGTGATCGACGACCTCCAGGTACTGCTCGAAGCCGTGCGAGGTGAAGAAGCGTGA
- a CDS encoding class I SAM-dependent methyltransferase, with protein MRRVGRYWIDDPRLIQGRDDVSPEGFNPGALRLQYALEALEGVEGRVLVPGCGAGRYVRALERARPDLWVVGGDLSRRAIREARARDPAEHYVVLDACQLPFRSGAFDAVVFLDVLEHVPVPAAMIRECVRVLRTGGILHAFVPLEAQPGTLYWLLRASERWPIHRWKRDHVGHIQRFSDLDILRLLGRVGLEVRTLNYSFHLIGQLHDLLDYWQRERTAGGSGALPTWLVRLLVRLVFVFTWRAAAVEDRLYRGRVLAAGLHVTAYKPTDTEQATVTAGATVLVG; from the coding sequence GTGAGGCGAGTCGGCCGGTACTGGATCGATGACCCTCGGCTCATCCAGGGACGTGACGACGTTTCGCCAGAGGGGTTCAATCCCGGCGCGCTGCGGCTGCAGTATGCACTGGAAGCACTCGAGGGCGTGGAGGGACGTGTCCTGGTTCCCGGTTGCGGTGCCGGGCGTTACGTACGAGCCCTCGAGCGTGCCCGGCCTGACCTGTGGGTCGTCGGCGGTGACTTGAGTCGGCGGGCCATTCGCGAAGCACGGGCACGCGATCCGGCTGAACACTACGTCGTGCTCGATGCCTGCCAGTTGCCGTTTCGCTCGGGCGCCTTCGACGCGGTCGTGTTCCTGGACGTGCTCGAGCATGTTCCGGTACCGGCTGCGATGATCCGCGAGTGCGTGCGTGTTTTGCGCACAGGTGGCATCCTGCACGCCTTCGTGCCGCTGGAAGCGCAACCTGGGACGTTGTACTGGTTGCTGCGAGCGAGCGAGCGCTGGCCGATCCATCGCTGGAAGCGTGACCACGTCGGGCACATCCAGCGCTTCTCGGATCTAGACATTCTGCGCCTGCTCGGTCGAGTCGGCTTGGAAGTCCGAACGCTGAACTATAGTTTCCATTTGATCGGTCAACTGCACGATCTTCTCGACTACTGGCAGCGCGAGCGTACCGCTGGGGGTTCGGGAGCACTCCCGACTTGGTTGGTACGACTCCTGGTTCGTCTCGTTTTCGTCTTCACCTGGCGGGCCGCAGCTGTGGAAGACCGGCTATACCGCGGCCGCGTGCTCGCGGCAGGTTTGCACGTGACGGCGTACAAACCAACGGACACCGAGCAGGCCACGGTTACCGCGGGGGCGACAGTGCTGGTCGGCTAG
- a CDS encoding dipeptidase gives MIPIIDGHTDYLLSLLETGRDFLTESDCGHVDLPRARRGHLAAMFSAVFIRDAYLPDQALLRTMRAVDRLLQTIAASGGAMQLVTTVSELEHCLRTGTFGAILHFEGAEAIDPEFAVLRLAYRLGLRSLGLTWSRPNIYAEGVGPDDRGRGLTDLGRALVRACNELGVLIDVSHLNDAGFWDVIERSTQPVVASHSNCRALCPVPRNLTDEQIRALAAKGGLLGINFHVGFLRPGAERPDEVSLGDVIAHIDHVAELVGIDYVAFGSDFDGATMPHDLPDAAAMPRLVEALSRHGYDDVAVRKICYENWLRVLRTVWRA, from the coding sequence ATGATCCCGATCATCGACGGACACACGGACTATTTGCTATCTCTTCTGGAAACGGGTCGCGATTTCCTCACAGAGAGTGACTGCGGTCATGTCGACCTGCCGCGGGCACGTCGCGGCCACCTCGCCGCGATGTTCAGTGCGGTCTTCATCCGTGATGCGTATCTGCCCGACCAAGCGTTGCTACGGACGATGCGAGCGGTCGACCGTCTGCTGCAGACGATCGCAGCCTCCGGTGGAGCCATGCAGCTCGTCACGACCGTCAGCGAGCTCGAACATTGCCTCCGAACCGGTACCTTCGGTGCCATCTTGCACTTCGAAGGCGCAGAGGCGATCGATCCCGAGTTCGCGGTCCTCCGTTTGGCCTACCGGCTCGGCCTCCGCTCGCTGGGATTGACCTGGAGTCGTCCGAACATCTATGCCGAAGGAGTCGGCCCCGACGATCGCGGTCGAGGACTGACCGATCTCGGCCGGGCACTCGTACGAGCGTGCAACGAGCTGGGCGTTTTGATCGACGTCTCGCACTTGAACGATGCCGGGTTCTGGGACGTGATCGAGCGGTCGACGCAACCGGTCGTCGCGAGTCACTCGAACTGCCGAGCCTTGTGTCCAGTGCCACGGAACTTGACTGACGAGCAGATCCGTGCGTTGGCGGCGAAAGGTGGCCTACTCGGCATCAATTTTCATGTCGGCTTTCTCCGCCCAGGAGCCGAGCGACCGGACGAGGTGAGCCTCGGCGACGTGATCGCTCATATCGACCACGTCGCCGAGCTCGTCGGCATCGACTACGTCGCTTTCGGCTCGGACTTCGACGGTGCGACGATGCCGCACGATCTCCCGGATGCCGCAGCAATGCCGCGTCTGGTCGAAGCTCTCTCCCGGCACGGGTACGACGACGTCGCCGTGCGCAAGATCTGCTACGAAAACTGGCTCCGCGTCTTGCGGACCGTCTGGCGGGCGTGA
- the thrS gene encoding threonine--tRNA ligase encodes MSDVTKEMDLAVAPESEQELDLARMRHSCAHVMAQAVLELFPGAKLGIGPAIADGFYYDFDLPRPLTPEDLERIERRMEEIKAAAYPFIRQIVTREQARELFRDQPYKLELIDEFPPDEIITTYTHDGFTDLCRGPHVRDTSQIGYFKLLRVSGAYWRGDERRPQLQRIYGTSWPTREQLEAYLHRLAEAERRDHRRLGRELELFHFDPTAPGMPYWLPKGLKILNLLLDFWRQEHEKRGYQEIAAPLINDKSLWETSGHWEHYRENMFLIQLDDHLVYGVKPMNCPNAMVVYNLKKHSYRDLPLRLSDCDILHRYERSGTLHGLLRVRKFQQDDAHIFVTEEQIEEEFARILEIAQLFYGIFGLRYTLRLGTRPDDFMGDPETWDKAEAALQRILDEHAGPGNYLIGEGEGAFYGPKIDILMEDALGRQWQTGTIQLDFQLPRRFGCTYTDRDGTEKTPVVIHRVIYGSLERFIGILIEHFAGAFPVWLAPVQAVVIPIADRHLPYAYRVRERLREAGLRVEVDDSDDRMQAKIRNAQLQKVPYMLVVGDREAAEETIAVRLRTNENLGAMPLERFLAMAQRIVADKSLELVTEV; translated from the coding sequence ATGAGCGATGTCACGAAGGAAATGGATCTCGCTGTCGCCCCCGAGAGCGAGCAGGAGCTGGATCTCGCCCGCATGCGCCACTCCTGCGCACACGTGATGGCCCAGGCCGTGCTCGAACTGTTCCCTGGCGCCAAACTCGGCATCGGCCCAGCGATCGCCGATGGGTTTTACTACGACTTCGACCTGCCCCGGCCGCTCACGCCTGAAGATCTCGAGCGGATCGAGCGGCGCATGGAAGAGATCAAGGCGGCAGCCTATCCATTCATCCGGCAGATCGTGACACGGGAGCAGGCCCGCGAGTTGTTTCGCGATCAACCCTACAAGTTGGAACTCATCGACGAGTTCCCGCCGGACGAGATCATCACGACGTACACGCACGACGGCTTCACCGATCTGTGCCGAGGACCGCATGTTCGGGACACGTCCCAAATCGGCTACTTCAAGCTTCTTCGTGTCTCCGGTGCCTACTGGCGCGGCGACGAGCGCCGCCCACAGCTCCAGCGCATCTACGGCACGTCTTGGCCGACGCGCGAGCAACTCGAGGCCTATCTCCACCGCCTGGCAGAGGCTGAGCGGCGCGACCATCGCCGTCTGGGCCGGGAACTCGAGCTCTTCCACTTCGACCCGACCGCACCGGGTATGCCGTACTGGCTCCCCAAGGGGCTCAAGATTCTCAACCTGCTCCTCGATTTTTGGAGACAGGAGCATGAAAAGCGTGGCTACCAGGAGATCGCAGCCCCGCTTATCAACGACAAGAGCCTCTGGGAGACTTCGGGTCACTGGGAACACTACCGGGAGAACATGTTCCTCATTCAGCTCGACGACCATCTGGTGTATGGCGTCAAGCCGATGAACTGTCCGAACGCCATGGTCGTCTATAACCTCAAGAAGCACAGCTACCGTGACCTCCCGCTGCGCCTGTCCGATTGCGACATCCTGCACCGGTACGAGCGTTCCGGCACGCTGCACGGCCTTCTCCGCGTTCGCAAGTTCCAGCAGGACGATGCACATATCTTCGTCACCGAAGAGCAGATTGAAGAAGAGTTTGCTCGGATTCTCGAGATCGCCCAGTTGTTCTACGGTATCTTCGGTCTCCGGTACACGCTGCGTCTCGGGACCCGCCCTGACGACTTCATGGGTGACCCAGAGACCTGGGACAAGGCCGAGGCGGCATTGCAACGCATTCTCGACGAGCATGCTGGGCCCGGAAACTATCTCATCGGAGAAGGCGAGGGAGCGTTCTACGGTCCGAAGATCGACATCCTGATGGAGGACGCACTCGGTCGGCAGTGGCAGACCGGTACCATCCAACTCGATTTCCAGTTGCCGCGTCGCTTCGGCTGTACCTATACCGATCGGGACGGGACGGAGAAGACGCCGGTGGTCATCCACCGCGTCATCTACGGCTCGCTGGAACGCTTCATCGGCATTTTGATCGAGCACTTCGCCGGTGCATTCCCCGTCTGGTTGGCACCGGTGCAGGCTGTCGTTATCCCGATCGCCGATCGCCACCTCCCGTACGCCTACCGCGTACGCGAACGCCTGCGCGAAGCAGGGCTCCGGGTGGAGGTCGACGACAGCGATGACCGGATGCAAGCGAAGATTCGGAATGCTCAGTTGCAGAAAGTGCCATACATGCTCGTCGTCGGAGACCGCGAGGCAGCTGAAGAGACCATCGCGGTGCGACTCCGCACCAACGAGAATCTCGGAGCGATGCCCCTCGAGCGCTTCCTGGCCATGGCGCAGCGGATCGTCGCCGACAAGTCGCTCGAGCTGGTCACCGAGGTCTGA
- a CDS encoding ribonuclease HI family protein produces the protein MQTEETIERVVLYFDGGSLGNPGPGYGSFRFEFPNGAVEQQRIEFDQELTNNQAEYRTLITALETLLERLEQQGARPETTAVHVHTDSELIVNQLRGTYKVRNPILRTLHERARQLLGRFATWDIQWQPREVIYSHFGH, from the coding sequence GTGCAGACGGAGGAAACCATCGAGCGTGTCGTTCTCTACTTCGATGGTGGATCGCTCGGCAATCCCGGACCCGGTTACGGGAGCTTCCGCTTCGAATTCCCGAACGGTGCAGTCGAACAGCAGCGCATCGAGTTCGACCAGGAACTCACCAACAACCAAGCTGAGTACCGGACGCTCATTACAGCACTGGAAACGCTCCTCGAAAGGCTCGAGCAGCAGGGGGCTCGACCGGAAACGACAGCTGTGCACGTCCACACCGACTCCGAACTCATCGTGAACCAGCTCCGGGGAACATACAAGGTGCGCAACCCGATCCTCCGGACCTTACACGAGCGCGCCCGTCAGCTTCTCGGTCGCTTCGCAACCTGGGATATCCAGTGGCAACCGCGCGAGGTGATATACAGCCACTTCGGACATTGA
- the fusA gene encoding elongation factor G, whose product MKQYTPERIRNVGLFSHGGAGKTSLTESFLFVTGAISRLGRVEDGTTVSDWDPDEHKRRISILLSIVPIEWRDHKINLLDAPGYFDFAGEVRSALRVVDAALILMDATVGVEVGTEQVWGLAETIGLPRAIVINKMDRENANFARALASARGTFGNRVVPMQLPIGQEKTFRGFVDVLTGRAFLYSDNGALEPTTAPDELVSMLDEFRTQLVEAACESDEELTLRYLEGEEIGEDELRAGLRAAIASGSIVPVFVTAATSLKGVLPLLDAIVDFFPMPGPTLARRPDGSEIELSPEPSGPLAAVVFKTIADPFVGKLSYFRVYSGTLRTDSHAAVPQRGETERIGQLFVVRGKEQTPVGQIGPGDIGAVAKLQVARTGDTLTDPNRPLTLAGIEFPEPVFTVAVSPRTKTDLDKMGIALQRLLEEDPTLRIGRENQTGETLLSGLGESHIQIALDRMARKFGVHVDWSLPRIPYRETISVPVRRVEYKHKKQTGGHGQYGHVFLDLEPLPDADFEFHETIVGGVVPKQFIPAVEKGVREAMEAGVLAGYPVVNVKVTLVDGSYHSVDSSELSFKIAAAQAFRKGQAAAKPILLEPIMRLQVTVPDAYTGDVMSDLNGKRAQVLGMTPNENGWTTIEALVPLAELQRYATELRSLTQGRGTFRTEFSHYQPVPQHLAETIIQESRERHAAVAS is encoded by the coding sequence GTGAAACAGTACACCCCTGAACGGATCCGGAATGTCGGTCTCTTTTCCCATGGTGGAGCTGGAAAGACCTCGTTGACTGAGTCGTTTCTCTTCGTTACCGGTGCGATTTCCCGACTCGGCCGGGTCGAGGACGGAACGACGGTATCCGATTGGGACCCGGATGAGCACAAGCGCCGTATCTCGATACTCCTCAGCATCGTGCCGATCGAATGGCGCGATCACAAAATCAACCTGCTCGATGCTCCGGGATACTTCGACTTCGCTGGAGAAGTCCGCAGTGCCCTCCGTGTCGTCGATGCAGCCCTCATCCTGATGGACGCAACGGTGGGTGTCGAGGTCGGCACCGAGCAGGTGTGGGGATTAGCGGAAACGATCGGTCTCCCTCGGGCGATCGTAATCAACAAGATGGACCGCGAGAACGCCAACTTCGCACGAGCCCTCGCGAGTGCCCGCGGCACCTTCGGAAACCGCGTCGTCCCCATGCAGCTACCGATCGGACAGGAGAAGACGTTCCGTGGCTTCGTCGATGTCCTGACAGGTCGCGCCTTCCTGTACTCCGACAATGGTGCGCTGGAACCGACAACCGCCCCAGACGAACTGGTCAGCATGCTCGACGAGTTCCGCACTCAGCTCGTCGAAGCAGCCTGCGAGAGCGACGAAGAACTGACGCTGCGATACCTGGAGGGAGAGGAAATCGGCGAAGACGAGCTTCGTGCTGGCCTGCGAGCAGCCATCGCCAGCGGGAGCATCGTACCGGTCTTCGTTACTGCGGCGACCTCGCTCAAAGGCGTCCTACCGCTCCTCGATGCGATCGTGGACTTCTTCCCCATGCCTGGTCCGACCCTGGCGCGACGACCTGATGGCTCGGAGATCGAACTCAGTCCCGAACCGAGCGGTCCGTTGGCCGCGGTCGTCTTCAAGACGATTGCGGATCCCTTCGTCGGCAAACTGTCGTACTTCCGCGTTTACTCTGGCACGTTGCGCACCGATTCGCACGCTGCCGTTCCACAACGCGGCGAGACCGAACGCATCGGACAACTGTTCGTCGTGCGCGGGAAAGAACAGACGCCGGTCGGTCAGATCGGACCAGGTGACATCGGAGCCGTCGCGAAACTTCAGGTCGCCCGGACAGGTGACACACTGACCGATCCCAACCGACCGCTCACGCTCGCTGGTATCGAGTTCCCGGAACCGGTCTTTACAGTCGCCGTGAGTCCACGCACGAAGACCGACTTGGACAAAATGGGCATCGCTCTGCAGCGTCTCCTCGAAGAAGATCCGACCCTGCGTATCGGTCGCGAGAACCAAACCGGTGAGACGCTCCTCTCCGGACTCGGCGAAAGTCACATTCAGATCGCACTCGATCGGATGGCTCGGAAGTTCGGCGTTCACGTCGACTGGAGCCTACCGCGCATTCCGTACCGAGAGACGATCTCGGTACCGGTGCGTCGGGTCGAGTACAAGCACAAGAAGCAGACCGGTGGCCACGGGCAGTACGGGCACGTCTTCCTCGACCTCGAGCCGCTTCCCGATGCCGACTTCGAGTTTCACGAGACGATCGTCGGCGGCGTCGTACCGAAGCAGTTCATCCCTGCCGTCGAAAAAGGAGTCCGGGAGGCGATGGAAGCCGGCGTGCTGGCTGGCTATCCGGTCGTCAACGTGAAAGTGACGCTCGTCGATGGTTCCTACCACTCGGTCGATTCCTCGGAGCTGTCCTTCAAGATCGCCGCAGCACAGGCGTTCCGCAAGGGCCAGGCAGCTGCCAAGCCGATCCTCCTCGAACCGATCATGCGCCTCCAGGTCACCGTCCCGGATGCGTACACGGGTGACGTGATGAGTGACCTCAACGGCAAGCGTGCACAGGTGCTCGGCATGACGCCGAACGAGAACGGATGGACGACGATCGAGGCGCTCGTGCCGCTCGCCGAACTCCAGCGGTACGCGACGGAACTCCGCTCACTCACCCAGGGGCGCGGAACTTTCCGCACCGAATTCAGTCACTATCAACCGGTTCCGCAACACCTCGCGGAGACCATTATCCAGGAGTCGCGCGAGCGCCACGCCGCTGTGGCGAGCTGA
- a CDS encoding M42 family metallopeptidase, which translates to MTNESASSRAGLAERLFELTRELADRDGVSGHEQAVVARLVELFRPFADRIDVDSFGNVFVRLATSVDRPVLMVTAHSDEIGLLVKGIEPNGFLRVEKIGGVIESLLPGRHVRVRGHRGVIGVRPGHLMTPEEQRSVPPVRELYVDLGFDSAEEVLALGIQVGDPIAFEEPVERLANPQRISGKALDNRVSCALLVALAERLRGAELGCQPVLVVTVQEEVGLRGAQMAAYRLVPDAAIVVDTVPAGGTPDTDLVRDLGIRIGGGPVLALASGMGGVRGHLAHPGMRDFLLRVAEERGIRVQRALFPRSTSDVAAVHLQRGGIPSMVVNIPRRYAHSPVETLDLDDVVATLELLEAAVRAFDATVSFDFLAGYR; encoded by the coding sequence ATGACCAACGAATCAGCGTCGTCTCGAGCGGGACTCGCTGAGCGGTTGTTCGAACTGACTCGCGAACTGGCTGATCGGGACGGTGTTTCGGGTCATGAGCAAGCGGTCGTTGCTCGTCTCGTGGAACTCTTCAGGCCGTTCGCGGATAGGATCGATGTCGATTCGTTCGGGAACGTGTTCGTACGACTCGCGACATCGGTAGACCGACCGGTCCTGATGGTGACGGCACATTCGGACGAGATCGGGCTCCTCGTGAAGGGGATCGAACCGAACGGGTTTCTCCGCGTCGAGAAGATCGGTGGAGTTATCGAGAGCCTGCTACCCGGTCGGCACGTGCGCGTTCGCGGCCATCGCGGTGTGATCGGTGTGCGCCCCGGCCATCTCATGACGCCTGAGGAGCAGCGGAGCGTGCCGCCAGTTCGGGAGTTGTACGTGGATCTGGGGTTCGACTCGGCTGAGGAAGTGCTGGCGCTGGGCATCCAGGTGGGAGATCCGATCGCATTCGAGGAGCCGGTGGAGCGTCTGGCGAACCCGCAGCGGATCAGCGGAAAGGCGCTGGACAATCGTGTCTCCTGTGCGTTGCTGGTTGCGCTCGCTGAGCGGCTGCGTGGGGCGGAGTTGGGATGCCAGCCCGTACTGGTGGTCACGGTGCAGGAGGAGGTAGGTCTGCGTGGTGCGCAGATGGCTGCCTACCGGCTCGTGCCGGATGCCGCCATCGTGGTCGATACCGTCCCAGCCGGAGGGACGCCGGACACCGATCTCGTGCGCGACCTGGGCATTCGGATCGGTGGTGGGCCGGTCCTCGCACTCGCGAGCGGCATGGGGGGTGTGCGTGGACATCTTGCGCATCCTGGGATGCGCGATTTTCTTCTCCGAGTCGCCGAAGAGCGTGGCATTCGAGTACAGCGGGCATTGTTCCCACGCAGTACCTCCGACGTGGCTGCCGTGCACCTCCAGCGCGGAGGAATTCCGTCGATGGTCGTCAATATCCCCCGCCGGTATGCGCACAGCCCGGTCGAGACGCTCGATCTCGACGACGTCGTCGCGACGCTGGAACTCCTGGAAGCGGCGGTTCGGGCTTTCGACGCCACGGTCAGCTTCGACTTCCTCGCTGGTTATCGGTGA